A DNA window from Bombus vancouverensis nearcticus chromosome 6, iyBomVanc1_principal, whole genome shotgun sequence contains the following coding sequences:
- the Oseg6 gene encoding intraflagellar transport protein Oseg6 isoform X2, which yields MGIQGAKYLFKVSLIISKTTLFLYNILDPENPIELAFQKRYGPIVTYKWYGDGYILVGFQTGYFTAISTHIKEVGQELFQVKNHKDSLTDLAISQTIGKIATCGDNVIKIHSLQNLEETEKLITVSGETGINTVEWSMDGTMIATVTHSGNVLVYLIQIPKLSSVCGNRIALLTSLTEVTVHLYTLDKEKPEPIIINTIIEPSVLTIGPIHAAVGLNNRALFWDISGRDYNTTIHFERDYLATIDSIRLNETYASVLFDGKLQLHSIKMDQTLSKEGKDTKMFPGLGVSDFKITCHALSSNFLIYGSDMGHIIYFSLEVFNQCTEHIHDNGIKEIYLDTNGTQLCFIDNKFDAYMYNPVQETVLQIPDCLGCIEGVIWDQNILERNIFTVYNKTLITTYIFVKYFIEGTKIIKINTTKLPSETLPLLMYSGELTLSSTANKLMQITLSSHEDIGNIVEYTKMKEILENQILCRRYQQAWETCERINEKDSWLKLGEIAIANLNIDFAIRIYRYLEDAAMVWALQTMETLDELPLLCGHACILLGNYNEAEQFFLQSSQPVQALYLRRDLMQWEQALNLAQKLKADEIPYIAREYAQQLEFTGNYPKALTNYERGLVDSNNISNTTTHNPQHRNLCLAGIARMSIRCGDSRRGVNIAMDNESSRQLRKECAEILESMKQFNEAALLYEKAEYFDKAASAYIKLKNWQKVGQLLPQISSAKLNIQYAKAKEAEGKYEEAAKAYETAKDYENIIRINLEYLNNPARSVEVVQQTKSIEGAKMVAKYFQKMNDYNSAIKFLILSNCHEEAFQLANQHGKMELYGEILINTIDDSNARKEDFKSLAMHFESQKNNFLAGKYYFYAKEYQKALRHLLKAAQLVTDENEVLSLAIDTVASAKDDKLANQLIDFLLGGDGLPKDPKYLFRLYMARKQYKEAAKTAIIIANEEQINGNYRSAHDVLFGMYQELKKNKINIPSEMQNNLRLLHSYILVRLHVKKNDHLRGARMLIRVANNISKFPSHIVPILTSTVIECQRAGLKYAAFNYAAMLMRPEYRSQIDAKYSKKIEAIVRKPPKSKDNEIEEEPLTPCPYCKSKLTETEITCDKCKNTIPFCIATGRHIIEDDFTVCPQCDFPCIRSEFLRIIESENTCPMCSEKVDVNMVSSTLNIRSYLDFQEGKSPVRT from the exons ATGGGGATACAAGGCGCGAAATACCTCTTCAAG GTATCTCTTATTATTAGCAAAACCACTTTATTTCTATACAATATTTTGGATCCAGAGAATCCTATTGAATTAGCTTTTCAAAAACGCTATGGACCTATTGTTACTTATAAATG GTATGGGGATGGATATATTTTAGTTGGTTTTCAAACTGGATATTTTACTGCAATATCTACACATATTAAAGAAGTTGGCCAAGAATTATTTCAAGTTAAGAATCATAAAGATTCCTTGACTGACTTGGCCATAAGTCAAACAATAGGAAAAATCGCTACATGTGGGGATAATGTCATAAAAATACATAGTTTGCAAAATTTAGAAGAAActgaaaaattaattacagTAAGCGGTGAAACTGGAATTAATACAGTAGAATGGTCAATGGATGGTACAATGATAGCAACTGTGACACACAGTGGCAATGTTTTAGTCTATTTAATACAAATTCCTAAATTATCTAGCGTTTGTGGAAATAGGATTGCACTCCTTACCAGTTTAACAGAAGTTACAGTCCATCTGTATACGCTAGATAAA gaGAAACCAGAGccaataataattaatactatAATAGAACCGTCGGTATTAACAATAGGTCCAATACATGCAGCAGTAGGGTTGAATAACAGAGCATTGTTCTGGGATATATCCGGAAGGGATTACAATACTACAATACATTTTGAAAGAGATTATTTAGCAACAATAGATAGTATAAGATTGAATGAAACTTATGCATCTGTTTTATTTGATGGCAAATTACAGTTGCACTCG ATTAAAATGGATCAAACACTATCGAAAGAAGGGAAGGATACAAAAATGTTTCCAGGCTTAGGTGTTTCAGATTTTAAAATAACGTGCCATGCTCTTAGTAGCAACTTCTTAATCTATGGCAGTGAT ATGGGCCACATAATCTATTTTAGTTTAGAAGTCTTTAATCAATGTACTGAACATATACACGATAATGGCATAAAGGAAATCTATTTAGATACAAATGGAACACAATTATGTTTTATAGATAACAAGTTCGACGCTTATATGTATAATCCTGTGCAAGAAACTGTTTTACAAATTCCTGATTGTCTAGGTTGCATTGAAGGTGTAATTTGGGATCAAAATATTTTGGAACGTAATATATTTACTGTTTACAATAAAACTCTCATTACTACATACATATTTGTAAAATACTTTATCGAAG GTACAAAAATTATAAAGATAAATACAACAAAGCTGCCATCTGAAACATTACCACTATTGATGTATTCTGGAGAATTGACATTAAGTTCAACAGCTAACAAATTAATGCAAATTACATTGTCTTCTCATGAAGATATAGGAAATATTGTAGAATatacaaaaatgaaagaaatattagaaaatcaGATTCTTTGCAGGAG ataTCAACAGGCATGGGAGACGTGTGAGAGAATTAATGAAAAAGACTCATGGTTAAAGTTAGGAGAAATTGCAATTGCAAATTTAAATATTGATTTTG CAATTCGAATTTACCGCTACTTAGAAGATGCTGCGATGGTTTGGGCACTACAAACTATGGAAACCTTAGATGAATTACCATTATTATGTGGACATGCTTGTATTTTACTTGGTAATTATAATGAGGCAgaacaattttttttacaatCATCTCAACCAGTACAAGCTTTGTATTTAAGAAGAGACCTAATGCAATGGGAACAAGCATTAAATTTAGCCCAAAAATTGAAAGCTGATGAAATTCCTTATATTGCTAGAGAATATGCTCAACAGTTGGAATTTAC GGGTAATTATCCAAAAGCGTTAACAAATTATGAACGTGGATTGGTAGAttcaaataatatatctaatacAACTACACATAATCCGCAACATCGAAATCTATGTCTTGCTGGAATTGCGAGAATGTCTATCAGATGTGGGGATAGTAGAAGGGGTGTAAACATAGCTATGGACAATGAAAGTTCAAGACAATTGCGAAAAGAATGTGCAGAAATATTAGAATCAATGAAG CAATTTAATGAAGCTGcattactatatgaaaaagctgaATATTTTGATAAAGCTGCTTCtgcatatataaaattaaaaaattggcaGAAAGTGGGGCAACTCCTACCACAAATCTCATCTGCCAAACTTAATATACAATATGCTAAAGCCAAAGAAGCTGAAGGCAAATATGAAGAAGCAGCAAAGGCATATGAAACTGCAAAAGATTATGAAAACATAATTAGGATtaatttggaatatttaaacaatcctg CTCGAAGTGTTGAAGTAGTACAACAAACTAAAAGTATAGAAGGAGCTAAGATGGTcgcaaaatattttcaaaaaatgaaTGATTATAATTCAGCAATTAAGTtcttaattttatcaaattgtCACGAAGAAGCATTCCAATTAGCTAATCAACATGGAAAAATGGAATTATATGgagaaattctaataaatacgATTGATGACAGCAATGCGCGAAAAGAAGATTTTAAAAGCCTTGCGATGCATTTTGAATCTCAGAAAAATAACTTTTTAGCTGGAAAATATTACTTCTATGCCAAGGAATATCAAAAAGCATTACGACATTTATTAAAAGCTGCACAATTAGTAACAGATGAAAATGAAGTTCTGtcattagccattgatacagttGCTTCTGCAAAAGATGACAAGTTAGCAAATCAgttaattgattttttattaggTGGTGATGGATTACCAAAG GATCCTAAATATCTGTTCAGATTATATATGGCTAGAAAACAGTACAAAGAAGCTGCAAAGACAGCAATTATAATTGCTAATGAAGAACAAATTAACG GAAATTATAGAAGCGCTCATGATGTTTTATTTGGCATGTatcaagaattaaaaaagaataaaatcaaTATACCTTCAGAGATGCAAAACAATTTAAGACTTTTGCATTCATATATCCTTGTGAGACTTCATGTAAAAAAGAACGATCATTTACGTGGTGCTCGTATGTTAATAAGAGTAGCCAATAACATATCGAAATTTCCATCAC ATATTGTTCCGATTTTGACCTCCACTGTAATAGAATGTCAAAGAGCTGGATTAAAATATGCTGCTTTTAATTATGCTGCTATGTTGATGCGTCCGGAATACAGAAGCCAAATTGATGCTAAGTATAGTAAAAAAATTGAGGCAATTGTAAGAAAGCCACCAAAATCAAAAGATAATGAAATTGAAGAGGAACCTTTAACTCCATGTCCATATTGCAAGAGCAAACTTACAGAGACAGAGATTACTTGCGACAAGTGCAAAAATACAATACCTTTTTGTATAGCTACA GGCCGACATATCATTGAAGATGATTTCACGGTATGTCCACAATGTGATTTTCCTTGCATAAGAAGTGAATTCTTAAG GATTATTGAATCTGAAAATACGTGTCCAATGTGCTCGGAAAAAGTAGATGTTAACATGGTTTCATCTACTCTTAACATCCGTTCCTATCTCGATTTTCAAGAAGGAAAATCACCAGTGAGAACTTAA
- the Oseg6 gene encoding intraflagellar transport protein Oseg6 isoform X1 gives MSIDKVLYQLYQPHGTGTVFISWRPGNSTHLATTGYDSSVAIFDRQGELQERIQIAGLCTGFGWDSDGDLLAIISQSSSTITLWDATTGKKTQIDAGVRDGLTCMIWAKRACLLAVGTQKGNLVLYDHINAKRIPILGKHKKRITCGAWSYEGLLALVSEDKVLTISTSDGDTRREIPLQGDASDIQFNEMKMDHRVGGENTVSLIISKTTLFLYNILDPENPIELAFQKRYGPIVTYKWYGDGYILVGFQTGYFTAISTHIKEVGQELFQVKNHKDSLTDLAISQTIGKIATCGDNVIKIHSLQNLEETEKLITVSGETGINTVEWSMDGTMIATVTHSGNVLVYLIQIPKLSSVCGNRIALLTSLTEVTVHLYTLDKEKPEPIIINTIIEPSVLTIGPIHAAVGLNNRALFWDISGRDYNTTIHFERDYLATIDSIRLNETYASVLFDGKLQLHSIKMDQTLSKEGKDTKMFPGLGVSDFKITCHALSSNFLIYGSDMGHIIYFSLEVFNQCTEHIHDNGIKEIYLDTNGTQLCFIDNKFDAYMYNPVQETVLQIPDCLGCIEGVIWDQNILERNIFTVYNKTLITTYIFVKYFIEGTKIIKINTTKLPSETLPLLMYSGELTLSSTANKLMQITLSSHEDIGNIVEYTKMKEILENQILCRRYQQAWETCERINEKDSWLKLGEIAIANLNIDFAIRIYRYLEDAAMVWALQTMETLDELPLLCGHACILLGNYNEAEQFFLQSSQPVQALYLRRDLMQWEQALNLAQKLKADEIPYIAREYAQQLEFTGNYPKALTNYERGLVDSNNISNTTTHNPQHRNLCLAGIARMSIRCGDSRRGVNIAMDNESSRQLRKECAEILESMKQFNEAALLYEKAEYFDKAASAYIKLKNWQKVGQLLPQISSAKLNIQYAKAKEAEGKYEEAAKAYETAKDYENIIRINLEYLNNPARSVEVVQQTKSIEGAKMVAKYFQKMNDYNSAIKFLILSNCHEEAFQLANQHGKMELYGEILINTIDDSNARKEDFKSLAMHFESQKNNFLAGKYYFYAKEYQKALRHLLKAAQLVTDENEVLSLAIDTVASAKDDKLANQLIDFLLGGDGLPKDPKYLFRLYMARKQYKEAAKTAIIIANEEQINGNYRSAHDVLFGMYQELKKNKINIPSEMQNNLRLLHSYILVRLHVKKNDHLRGARMLIRVANNISKFPSHIVPILTSTVIECQRAGLKYAAFNYAAMLMRPEYRSQIDAKYSKKIEAIVRKPPKSKDNEIEEEPLTPCPYCKSKLTETEITCDKCKNTIPFCIATGRHIIEDDFTVCPQCDFPCIRSEFLRIIESENTCPMCSEKVDVNMVSSTLNIRSYLDFQEGKSPVRT, from the exons ATGTCGATTGATAAG GTCCTTTATCAATTGTATCAACCCCATGGTACTGGTACTGTTTTCATTTCATGGCGCCCTGGTAATAGTACTCATCTAGCAACTACTGGTTATGATTCCTCAGTTGCTATTTTTGATAGACAAGGTGAATTACAAGAACGTATTCAAATTGCTGGTTTATGTACTGGTTTTGGATGGGATTCTGATGGAGATCTATTAGCTATTATATCACAAAGTTCTTCTACTATCACGTTATGGGATGCAACAACTGGAAAAAAAACACAAATAGATGCTGGTGTAAGAGATGGATTAACATGTATGATATGGGCAAAAAGAGCTTGTTTATTAGCAGTAGGAACACAGAAAGGAAATTTAGTACTTTATGACCATATAAATGCCAA acGAATACCAATTTTGGGAAAGCACAAAAAAAGGATAACTTGTGGCGCTTGGTCTTATGAGGGACTTCTTGCGTTAGTCAGTGAAGATAAGGTTTTAACTATCAGTACAAGTGATGGGGATACAAGGCGCGAAATACCTCTTCAAGGTGATGCATCTGATATTCAGTTTAATGAGATGAAAATGGATCACAGAGTTGGGGGTGAAAATACA GTATCTCTTATTATTAGCAAAACCACTTTATTTCTATACAATATTTTGGATCCAGAGAATCCTATTGAATTAGCTTTTCAAAAACGCTATGGACCTATTGTTACTTATAAATG GTATGGGGATGGATATATTTTAGTTGGTTTTCAAACTGGATATTTTACTGCAATATCTACACATATTAAAGAAGTTGGCCAAGAATTATTTCAAGTTAAGAATCATAAAGATTCCTTGACTGACTTGGCCATAAGTCAAACAATAGGAAAAATCGCTACATGTGGGGATAATGTCATAAAAATACATAGTTTGCAAAATTTAGAAGAAActgaaaaattaattacagTAAGCGGTGAAACTGGAATTAATACAGTAGAATGGTCAATGGATGGTACAATGATAGCAACTGTGACACACAGTGGCAATGTTTTAGTCTATTTAATACAAATTCCTAAATTATCTAGCGTTTGTGGAAATAGGATTGCACTCCTTACCAGTTTAACAGAAGTTACAGTCCATCTGTATACGCTAGATAAA gaGAAACCAGAGccaataataattaatactatAATAGAACCGTCGGTATTAACAATAGGTCCAATACATGCAGCAGTAGGGTTGAATAACAGAGCATTGTTCTGGGATATATCCGGAAGGGATTACAATACTACAATACATTTTGAAAGAGATTATTTAGCAACAATAGATAGTATAAGATTGAATGAAACTTATGCATCTGTTTTATTTGATGGCAAATTACAGTTGCACTCG ATTAAAATGGATCAAACACTATCGAAAGAAGGGAAGGATACAAAAATGTTTCCAGGCTTAGGTGTTTCAGATTTTAAAATAACGTGCCATGCTCTTAGTAGCAACTTCTTAATCTATGGCAGTGAT ATGGGCCACATAATCTATTTTAGTTTAGAAGTCTTTAATCAATGTACTGAACATATACACGATAATGGCATAAAGGAAATCTATTTAGATACAAATGGAACACAATTATGTTTTATAGATAACAAGTTCGACGCTTATATGTATAATCCTGTGCAAGAAACTGTTTTACAAATTCCTGATTGTCTAGGTTGCATTGAAGGTGTAATTTGGGATCAAAATATTTTGGAACGTAATATATTTACTGTTTACAATAAAACTCTCATTACTACATACATATTTGTAAAATACTTTATCGAAG GTACAAAAATTATAAAGATAAATACAACAAAGCTGCCATCTGAAACATTACCACTATTGATGTATTCTGGAGAATTGACATTAAGTTCAACAGCTAACAAATTAATGCAAATTACATTGTCTTCTCATGAAGATATAGGAAATATTGTAGAATatacaaaaatgaaagaaatattagaaaatcaGATTCTTTGCAGGAG ataTCAACAGGCATGGGAGACGTGTGAGAGAATTAATGAAAAAGACTCATGGTTAAAGTTAGGAGAAATTGCAATTGCAAATTTAAATATTGATTTTG CAATTCGAATTTACCGCTACTTAGAAGATGCTGCGATGGTTTGGGCACTACAAACTATGGAAACCTTAGATGAATTACCATTATTATGTGGACATGCTTGTATTTTACTTGGTAATTATAATGAGGCAgaacaattttttttacaatCATCTCAACCAGTACAAGCTTTGTATTTAAGAAGAGACCTAATGCAATGGGAACAAGCATTAAATTTAGCCCAAAAATTGAAAGCTGATGAAATTCCTTATATTGCTAGAGAATATGCTCAACAGTTGGAATTTAC GGGTAATTATCCAAAAGCGTTAACAAATTATGAACGTGGATTGGTAGAttcaaataatatatctaatacAACTACACATAATCCGCAACATCGAAATCTATGTCTTGCTGGAATTGCGAGAATGTCTATCAGATGTGGGGATAGTAGAAGGGGTGTAAACATAGCTATGGACAATGAAAGTTCAAGACAATTGCGAAAAGAATGTGCAGAAATATTAGAATCAATGAAG CAATTTAATGAAGCTGcattactatatgaaaaagctgaATATTTTGATAAAGCTGCTTCtgcatatataaaattaaaaaattggcaGAAAGTGGGGCAACTCCTACCACAAATCTCATCTGCCAAACTTAATATACAATATGCTAAAGCCAAAGAAGCTGAAGGCAAATATGAAGAAGCAGCAAAGGCATATGAAACTGCAAAAGATTATGAAAACATAATTAGGATtaatttggaatatttaaacaatcctg CTCGAAGTGTTGAAGTAGTACAACAAACTAAAAGTATAGAAGGAGCTAAGATGGTcgcaaaatattttcaaaaaatgaaTGATTATAATTCAGCAATTAAGTtcttaattttatcaaattgtCACGAAGAAGCATTCCAATTAGCTAATCAACATGGAAAAATGGAATTATATGgagaaattctaataaatacgATTGATGACAGCAATGCGCGAAAAGAAGATTTTAAAAGCCTTGCGATGCATTTTGAATCTCAGAAAAATAACTTTTTAGCTGGAAAATATTACTTCTATGCCAAGGAATATCAAAAAGCATTACGACATTTATTAAAAGCTGCACAATTAGTAACAGATGAAAATGAAGTTCTGtcattagccattgatacagttGCTTCTGCAAAAGATGACAAGTTAGCAAATCAgttaattgattttttattaggTGGTGATGGATTACCAAAG GATCCTAAATATCTGTTCAGATTATATATGGCTAGAAAACAGTACAAAGAAGCTGCAAAGACAGCAATTATAATTGCTAATGAAGAACAAATTAACG GAAATTATAGAAGCGCTCATGATGTTTTATTTGGCATGTatcaagaattaaaaaagaataaaatcaaTATACCTTCAGAGATGCAAAACAATTTAAGACTTTTGCATTCATATATCCTTGTGAGACTTCATGTAAAAAAGAACGATCATTTACGTGGTGCTCGTATGTTAATAAGAGTAGCCAATAACATATCGAAATTTCCATCAC ATATTGTTCCGATTTTGACCTCCACTGTAATAGAATGTCAAAGAGCTGGATTAAAATATGCTGCTTTTAATTATGCTGCTATGTTGATGCGTCCGGAATACAGAAGCCAAATTGATGCTAAGTATAGTAAAAAAATTGAGGCAATTGTAAGAAAGCCACCAAAATCAAAAGATAATGAAATTGAAGAGGAACCTTTAACTCCATGTCCATATTGCAAGAGCAAACTTACAGAGACAGAGATTACTTGCGACAAGTGCAAAAATACAATACCTTTTTGTATAGCTACA GGCCGACATATCATTGAAGATGATTTCACGGTATGTCCACAATGTGATTTTCCTTGCATAAGAAGTGAATTCTTAAG GATTATTGAATCTGAAAATACGTGTCCAATGTGCTCGGAAAAAGTAGATGTTAACATGGTTTCATCTACTCTTAACATCCGTTCCTATCTCGATTTTCAAGAAGGAAAATCACCAGTGAGAACTTAA
- the MSBP gene encoding membrane steroid binding protein, translating into MAEKNDSPGSTSTSTGHESQQLLSGFIAEIVKSPINLLLVGVIAFLVYKIVKSKTKVEEPVKEIKKLPKIRRDFTLEELKKYNGTGPDGRILIAINGSVYDCTRGAHFYGPGAPYEVFGGKDISRALAKFSLETSQEYDDLSDLKTAEMESINEWNEQFKEKYDYVGKLLKPGEAPTNYSDEEDEGSQLENEAKSKND; encoded by the exons ATGGCGGAAAAGAATGACTCGCCGGGTTCCACCTCGACTTCTACAGGACACGAAAGTCAACAACTACTTTCAGGTTTCATAGCTGAAATCGTAAAGAGTCCAATAAATCTCCTTTTAGTAGGCGTGATCGCCTTTTTGGTTTACAAAATAGTTAAAAGCAAGACGAAGGTTGAAGAGCCCGTAAAAGAGATAAAGAAACTGCCAAAAATACGACGTGATTTTACACTCGAAGAGTTAAAGAAATATAATGGTACGGGACCAGATGGACGAATATTAATTGCTATAAATGGTAGTGTTTACGACTGTACTCGTGGTGCCCACTTTTATGGTCCTG gtGCTCCATATGAAGTATTTGGTGGGAAGGATATTAGCAGAGCCTTAGCAAAATTTTCATTGGAAACATCACAGGAATATGATGACTTAAGCGATTTGAAAACTGCAGAAATGGAGTCTATAAACGAGTGGAATGAACAATTTAAAG aaaaatatgattATGTGGGAAAATTGTTGAAACCTGGTGAAGCACCTACAAATTATTCAGATGAGGAAGATGAAGGTAGTCAACTAGAGAATGAAGCAAAATCCAAAAATGATTGA